Proteins found in one Muntiacus reevesi chromosome 2, mMunRee1.1, whole genome shotgun sequence genomic segment:
- the CCP110 gene encoding centriolar coiled-coil protein of 110 kDa isoform X1, producing the protein MEEYEKFCEKSLSRIQEASLSTESFLPVQSESISLIRFHGVAVLSPLLNIEKRKEMQQEKQKALDVEARRQVNRKKALLTRVQEILENVQVRKAPNASDFHQWETETVYSNSEVRNLNVPVTLPNILPSPTEHSTLAKFENITGILPLNNEDQFKSNGIDLARDSEEFSYLKQCDSSNISQAENEASLKTSSAAAQETLTYDVLFPTNEEQDPSLLEEVTPDPYIMSLQNLMKKSKEYIEREQSRRSLRSNVKRSVNESHSDKENDAVKVTDYGKEKSQLIGKHCGSVIPDKPSLNKSNVLLQGAFTQASSMNTSVLGNFSKVDISIRTGHSTVLETDSNCKGIPTFVTDNNVIKSLTGSYAKIPSPEPSLSPKMHRRRSRPSSACHILINNPINASELSPKGKEQAVELVVQETDEKTNVPETVPKLPVDLAGVCSSKVYVSKNTEAIQEMVLSKSNQVCQPSGNQLENKVIHGLAIMEGQVISDARGLHRMDSSCIAGERLHEPYAARECVLSQNFDTVSGVKSTNVLEKNSCNLQMELNKSYDVKNPSPLLMQNQNTRQQMDTPTVSCGKEQFLDNSFEKVKRRLDLDIDNLQKENYPYVVTTGIAEQERQHLPEKRYSKGSIYIKNKMLESSSKEGEEILKSKMLAFEEMRKRLEEQHAQQLSLLIAEQEREQERLQKDIEEQEKMLKEKKVITAEASELDISNAVDLEWRKISDSGLLDTMLSQVDSLHTSNSNSSGFTSSALQHSFGSANEVPFYLWGSSTSGLTKLAVTRPFGRAKTKWSQVFSPEVQAKFNKVTAVAKGFLTRRLMQTDKLKQLRQTVKDTMEFIRSFQSEAPLKRGVVSAQDASLQERVLAQLRAALYGIHDIFFVMDAAERMSILHHDREVRKEKMLRQMDKMKSPRVALSAATQKSLDRKKYMKAAEMGMPSKKFLVKQNPSETRVLQPNQGQNAPVHRLLSRQGTPKTSVKGVVQNRQKSSQSRVPHRAPVSGVYAGKIQRKRPNVATI; encoded by the exons ATGGAGGAGTATGAGAAGTTTTGTGAGAAAAGTCTCTCCAGAATCCAAGAAGCATCATTATCCACAGAGAGCTTTCTACCTGTCCAGTCTGAAAGCATCTCACTTATTCGATTCCATGGAGTGGCTGTGCTTTCTCCACTG CTTaatattgaaaaaagaaaggaaatgcaacAAGAAAAGCAGAAAGCACTTGATGTCGAAGCAAGAAGGCAGGTTAATAGGAAGAAAGCTTTACTGACTCGTGTCCAGGAGATTCTTGAAAATGTTCAG GTTAGAAAAGCACCTAATGCCAGTGATTTTCatcagtgggagactgaaacagTTTACTCTAATTCAGAAGTCAGAAACTTGAATGTTCCTGTTACACTTCCAAATATCTTGCCAAGCCCTACTGAACACTCTACTTTAGCAAAGTTTGAAAACATAACTGGAATTTTGCCATTGAATAATGAGGATCAATTTAAATCTAATGGGATAGACTTAGCTAGGGACTCGGAAGAATTCAGTTATCTGAAGCAATGTGATAGTTCAAATATTAGCCAGGCAGAAAACGAAGCTTCTTTAAAGACTTCCTCAGCAGCTGCACAGGAGACACTTACTTATGATGTTCTCTTTCCAACAAATGAAGAACAAGATCCATCACTTTTAGAGGAAGTTACTCCGGATCCCTACATAATGAGTCTTCAGAACCTGatgaaaaaatcaaaggaatATATAGAGAGGGAGCAGTCTAGACGCAGCCTGAGAAGTAATGTAAAGAGGAGTGTTAATGAGAGTCATTCAGACAaagaaaatgatgctgttaaagtgactGATTATGGAAAGGAGAAGTCCCAGTTGATAGGCAAACACTGTGGTTCAGTTATTCCTGACAAACCAAGCCTTAATAAATCAAATGTTCTTCTCCAAGGTGCTTTCACTCAAGCAAGCAGCATGAATACATCCGTTTTAGGTAACTTTTCTAAAGTGGACATATCTATACGAACTGGCCATTCCACTGTTTTAGAGACTGATTCTAATTGCAAAGGCATTCCCACTTTTGTTACTGACAATAATGTTATCAAAAGTCTTACTGGTTCATATGCCAAAATACCTAGCCCAGAACCAAGCCTAAGTCCTAAAATGCATCGAAGGCGTTCTAGGCCGTCATCAGCATGTCATATACTTATAAATAACCCAATAAATGCTTCAGAATTAAGTCCTAAAGGGAAAGAACAGGCAGTAGAGTTAGTTGTTCAAGAAACTGATGAAAAAACAAATGTACCTGAAACTGTGCCAAAGTTACCAGTTGATTTAGCAGGAGTTTGTTCAAGTAAGGTTTATGTCAGCAAAAATACAGAAGCCATACAGGAAATGGTTTTAAGTAAATCAAATCAGGTATGTCAACCTTCAGGTaatcaattagaaaataaagttattCATGGACTTGCTATCATGGAAGGTCAGGTAATATCTGATGCGAGAGGACTGCACAGAATGGACAGTTCATGTATTGCAGGGGAAAGATTGCATGAGCCATATGCCGCCAGAGAGTGTGTTCTGAGTCAAAACTTTGATACTGTGAGTGGAGTCAAGTCAACCAATGTGTTAGAGAAAAACTCCTGCAACTTACAGATGGAACTGAATAAGTCTTATGATGTAAAAAACCCATCTCCTTTACTGATGCAGAACCAGAATACCAGACAGCAGATGGATACCCCTACAGTGTCCTGTGGAAAAGAACAATTTTTGGATAACAGTTTTGAGAAAGTTAAACGGAGACTTGATTTAGATATTGATAATTTGCAGAAAGAAAACTACCCTTATGTTGTAACAACTGGAATAGCTGAACAGGAAAGGCAACATTTGCCAGAAAAAAGATATTCTAAAGGATCTATCTACATCAAGAATAAGATGTTAGAAAGTAGTTCCAAAG AAGGCGAGGAGATACTAAAAAGCAAGATGTTAGCTTTTGAAGAAATGCGGAAGAGACTGGAAGAACAACACGCCCAGCAGTTATCACTACTCATAGCTGAGCAGGAGAGGGAACAGGAAAGACTGCAGAAG GACATagaagaacaggagaaaatgttAAAAGAGAAGAAGGTAATTACAGCAGAAGCCTCTGAATTGGACATTAGCAATGCTGTGGACTTAGAGTGGAGAAAGATAAGTGACTCTGGTTTACTAGACACAATGCTGTCTCAAGTGGACTCACTCCATACTTCGAATTCAAATAGTTctg GTTTCACAAGTTCTGCCCTACAACATAGCTTTGGTTCTGCAAATGAAGTACCATTCTACCTCTGGGGATCGTCAACTAGTGGCTTGACCAAACTCGCAGTAACAAGGCCTTTTGGAAGGGCCAAAACTAAGTGGTCTCAG gttttcaGTCCAGAAGTACAAGCAAAATTTAACAAAGTAACTGCAGTGGCAAAAGGATTCCTTACTCGTAGGCTTATGCAGACAGATAAGCTGAAACAACTTCGACAAACTGTAAAA GATACTATGGAATTTATAAGAAGTTTTCAGTCAGAAGCACCTTTAAAGAGAGGCGTTGTTTCAGCACAAGATGCTTCTCTTCAGGAAAGAGTGTTAGCTCAG TTGCGAGCTGCCCTGTATGGCATTCATGACATATTCTTTGTAATGGATGCAGCTGAAAGAATGTCTATTCTACATCATGATCGAGAAGTTCGCAAAGAGAAAATGCTCAGGCAAATG GATAAAATGAAAAGTCCACGAGTGGCTCTTTCAGCTGCAACACAGAAGTCTCTTGACAGGAAGAAGTACATGAA GGCTGCAGAAATGGGAATGCCAAGTAAGAAATTTCTGGTTAAGCAAAATCCTTCTGAAACAAG agtcCTTCAGCCAAATCAAGGACAGAATGCACCTGTTCATAGGCTACTGAGTAGACAAGG AACCCCTAAGACATCAGTGAAGGGGGTTGTGCAAAATAGACAGAAGTCTTCACAGAGCAGAGTCCCTCACAGAGCGCCTGTTTCAG GAGTATATGCAGGAAAAATCCAAAGAAAGCGGCCAAATGTTGCGACAATTTAA
- the CCP110 gene encoding centriolar coiled-coil protein of 110 kDa isoform X3: MEEYEKFCEKSLSRIQEASLSTESFLPVQSESISLIRFHGVAVLSPLLNIEKRKEMQQEKQKALDVEARRQVNRKKALLTRVQEILENVQVRKAPNASDFHQWETETVYSNSEVRNLNVPVTLPNILPSPTEHSTLAKFENITGILPLNNEDQFKSNGIDLARDSEEFSYLKQCDSSNISQAENEASLKTSSAAAQETLTYDVLFPTNEEQDPSLLEEVTPDPYIMSLQNLMKKSKEYIEREQSRRSLRSNVKRSVNESHSDKENDAVKVTDYGKEKSQLIGKHCGSVIPDKPSLNKSNVLLQGAFTQASSMNTSVLGNFSKVDISIRTGHSTVLETDSNCKGIPTFVTDNNVIKSLTGSYAKIPSPEPSLSPKMHRRRSRPSSACHILINNPINASELSPKGKEQAVELVVQETDEKTNVPETVPKLPVDLAGVCSSKVYVSKNTEAIQEMVLSKSNQVCQPSGNQLENKVIHGLAIMEGQVISDARGLHRMDSSCIAGERLHEPYAARECVLSQNFDTVSGVKSTNVLEKNSCNLQMELNKSYDVKNPSPLLMQNQNTRQQMDTPTVSCGKEQFLDNSFEKVKRRLDLDIDNLQKENYPYVVTTGIAEQERQHLPEKRYSKGSIYIKNKMLESSSKEGEEILKSKMLAFEEMRKRLEEQHAQQLSLLIAEQEREQERLQKDIEEQEKMLKEKKVITAEASELDISNAVDLEWRKISDSGLLDTMLSQVDSLHTSNSNSSGFTSSALQHSFGSANEVPFYLWGSSTSGLTKLAVTRPFGRAKTKWSQVFSPEVQAKFNKVTAVAKGFLTRRLMQTDKLKQLRQTVKDTMEFIRSFQSEAPLKRGVVSAQDASLQERVLAQLRAALYGIHDIFFVMDAAERMSILHHDREVRKEKMLRQMDKMKSPRVALSAATQKSLDRKKYMKAAEMGMPSKKFLVKQNPSETRVLQPNQGQNAPVHRLLSRQGSICRKNPKKAAKCCDNLRRQHSLG; the protein is encoded by the exons ATGGAGGAGTATGAGAAGTTTTGTGAGAAAAGTCTCTCCAGAATCCAAGAAGCATCATTATCCACAGAGAGCTTTCTACCTGTCCAGTCTGAAAGCATCTCACTTATTCGATTCCATGGAGTGGCTGTGCTTTCTCCACTG CTTaatattgaaaaaagaaaggaaatgcaacAAGAAAAGCAGAAAGCACTTGATGTCGAAGCAAGAAGGCAGGTTAATAGGAAGAAAGCTTTACTGACTCGTGTCCAGGAGATTCTTGAAAATGTTCAG GTTAGAAAAGCACCTAATGCCAGTGATTTTCatcagtgggagactgaaacagTTTACTCTAATTCAGAAGTCAGAAACTTGAATGTTCCTGTTACACTTCCAAATATCTTGCCAAGCCCTACTGAACACTCTACTTTAGCAAAGTTTGAAAACATAACTGGAATTTTGCCATTGAATAATGAGGATCAATTTAAATCTAATGGGATAGACTTAGCTAGGGACTCGGAAGAATTCAGTTATCTGAAGCAATGTGATAGTTCAAATATTAGCCAGGCAGAAAACGAAGCTTCTTTAAAGACTTCCTCAGCAGCTGCACAGGAGACACTTACTTATGATGTTCTCTTTCCAACAAATGAAGAACAAGATCCATCACTTTTAGAGGAAGTTACTCCGGATCCCTACATAATGAGTCTTCAGAACCTGatgaaaaaatcaaaggaatATATAGAGAGGGAGCAGTCTAGACGCAGCCTGAGAAGTAATGTAAAGAGGAGTGTTAATGAGAGTCATTCAGACAaagaaaatgatgctgttaaagtgactGATTATGGAAAGGAGAAGTCCCAGTTGATAGGCAAACACTGTGGTTCAGTTATTCCTGACAAACCAAGCCTTAATAAATCAAATGTTCTTCTCCAAGGTGCTTTCACTCAAGCAAGCAGCATGAATACATCCGTTTTAGGTAACTTTTCTAAAGTGGACATATCTATACGAACTGGCCATTCCACTGTTTTAGAGACTGATTCTAATTGCAAAGGCATTCCCACTTTTGTTACTGACAATAATGTTATCAAAAGTCTTACTGGTTCATATGCCAAAATACCTAGCCCAGAACCAAGCCTAAGTCCTAAAATGCATCGAAGGCGTTCTAGGCCGTCATCAGCATGTCATATACTTATAAATAACCCAATAAATGCTTCAGAATTAAGTCCTAAAGGGAAAGAACAGGCAGTAGAGTTAGTTGTTCAAGAAACTGATGAAAAAACAAATGTACCTGAAACTGTGCCAAAGTTACCAGTTGATTTAGCAGGAGTTTGTTCAAGTAAGGTTTATGTCAGCAAAAATACAGAAGCCATACAGGAAATGGTTTTAAGTAAATCAAATCAGGTATGTCAACCTTCAGGTaatcaattagaaaataaagttattCATGGACTTGCTATCATGGAAGGTCAGGTAATATCTGATGCGAGAGGACTGCACAGAATGGACAGTTCATGTATTGCAGGGGAAAGATTGCATGAGCCATATGCCGCCAGAGAGTGTGTTCTGAGTCAAAACTTTGATACTGTGAGTGGAGTCAAGTCAACCAATGTGTTAGAGAAAAACTCCTGCAACTTACAGATGGAACTGAATAAGTCTTATGATGTAAAAAACCCATCTCCTTTACTGATGCAGAACCAGAATACCAGACAGCAGATGGATACCCCTACAGTGTCCTGTGGAAAAGAACAATTTTTGGATAACAGTTTTGAGAAAGTTAAACGGAGACTTGATTTAGATATTGATAATTTGCAGAAAGAAAACTACCCTTATGTTGTAACAACTGGAATAGCTGAACAGGAAAGGCAACATTTGCCAGAAAAAAGATATTCTAAAGGATCTATCTACATCAAGAATAAGATGTTAGAAAGTAGTTCCAAAG AAGGCGAGGAGATACTAAAAAGCAAGATGTTAGCTTTTGAAGAAATGCGGAAGAGACTGGAAGAACAACACGCCCAGCAGTTATCACTACTCATAGCTGAGCAGGAGAGGGAACAGGAAAGACTGCAGAAG GACATagaagaacaggagaaaatgttAAAAGAGAAGAAGGTAATTACAGCAGAAGCCTCTGAATTGGACATTAGCAATGCTGTGGACTTAGAGTGGAGAAAGATAAGTGACTCTGGTTTACTAGACACAATGCTGTCTCAAGTGGACTCACTCCATACTTCGAATTCAAATAGTTctg GTTTCACAAGTTCTGCCCTACAACATAGCTTTGGTTCTGCAAATGAAGTACCATTCTACCTCTGGGGATCGTCAACTAGTGGCTTGACCAAACTCGCAGTAACAAGGCCTTTTGGAAGGGCCAAAACTAAGTGGTCTCAG gttttcaGTCCAGAAGTACAAGCAAAATTTAACAAAGTAACTGCAGTGGCAAAAGGATTCCTTACTCGTAGGCTTATGCAGACAGATAAGCTGAAACAACTTCGACAAACTGTAAAA GATACTATGGAATTTATAAGAAGTTTTCAGTCAGAAGCACCTTTAAAGAGAGGCGTTGTTTCAGCACAAGATGCTTCTCTTCAGGAAAGAGTGTTAGCTCAG TTGCGAGCTGCCCTGTATGGCATTCATGACATATTCTTTGTAATGGATGCAGCTGAAAGAATGTCTATTCTACATCATGATCGAGAAGTTCGCAAAGAGAAAATGCTCAGGCAAATG GATAAAATGAAAAGTCCACGAGTGGCTCTTTCAGCTGCAACACAGAAGTCTCTTGACAGGAAGAAGTACATGAA GGCTGCAGAAATGGGAATGCCAAGTAAGAAATTTCTGGTTAAGCAAAATCCTTCTGAAACAAG agtcCTTCAGCCAAATCAAGGACAGAATGCACCTGTTCATAGGCTACTGAGTAGACAAGG GAGTATATGCAGGAAAAATCCAAAGAAAGCGGCCAAATGTTGCGACAATTTAAGAAGACAACATTCATTAGGATAA
- the CCP110 gene encoding centriolar coiled-coil protein of 110 kDa isoform X2, which produces MEEYEKFCEKSLSRIQEASLSTESFLPVQSESISLIRFHGVAVLSPLLNIEKRKEMQQEKQKALDVEARRQVNRKKALLTRVQEILENVQVRKAPNASDFHQWETETVYSNSEVRNLNVPVTLPNILPSPTEHSTLAKFENITGILPLNNEDQFKSNGIDLARDSEEFSYLKQCDSSNISQAENEASLKTSSAAAQETLTYDVLFPTNEEQDPSLLEEVTPDPYIMSLQNLMKKSKEYIEREQSRRSLRSNVKRSVNESHSDKENDAVKVTDYGKEKSQLIGKHCGSVIPDKPSLNKSNVLLQGAFTQASSMNTSVLGNFSKVDISIRTGHSTVLETDSNCKGIPTFVTDNNVIKSLTGSYAKIPSPEPSLSPKMHRRRSRPSSACHILINNPINASELSPKGKEQAVELVVQETDEKTNVPETVPKLPVDLAGVCSSKVYVSKNTEAIQEMVLSKSNQVCQPSGNQLENKVIHGLAIMEGQVISDARGLHRMDSSCIAGERLHEPYAARECVLSQNFDTVSGVKSTNVLEKNSCNLQMELNKSYDVKNPSPLLMQNQNTRQQMDTPTVSCGKEQFLDNSFEKVKRRLDLDIDNLQKENYPYVVTTGIAEQERQHLPEKRYSKGSIYIKNKMLESSSKGEEILKSKMLAFEEMRKRLEEQHAQQLSLLIAEQEREQERLQKDIEEQEKMLKEKKVITAEASELDISNAVDLEWRKISDSGLLDTMLSQVDSLHTSNSNSSGFTSSALQHSFGSANEVPFYLWGSSTSGLTKLAVTRPFGRAKTKWSQVFSPEVQAKFNKVTAVAKGFLTRRLMQTDKLKQLRQTVKDTMEFIRSFQSEAPLKRGVVSAQDASLQERVLAQLRAALYGIHDIFFVMDAAERMSILHHDREVRKEKMLRQMDKMKSPRVALSAATQKSLDRKKYMKAAEMGMPSKKFLVKQNPSETRVLQPNQGQNAPVHRLLSRQGTPKTSVKGVVQNRQKSSQSRVPHRAPVSGVYAGKIQRKRPNVATI; this is translated from the exons ATGGAGGAGTATGAGAAGTTTTGTGAGAAAAGTCTCTCCAGAATCCAAGAAGCATCATTATCCACAGAGAGCTTTCTACCTGTCCAGTCTGAAAGCATCTCACTTATTCGATTCCATGGAGTGGCTGTGCTTTCTCCACTG CTTaatattgaaaaaagaaaggaaatgcaacAAGAAAAGCAGAAAGCACTTGATGTCGAAGCAAGAAGGCAGGTTAATAGGAAGAAAGCTTTACTGACTCGTGTCCAGGAGATTCTTGAAAATGTTCAG GTTAGAAAAGCACCTAATGCCAGTGATTTTCatcagtgggagactgaaacagTTTACTCTAATTCAGAAGTCAGAAACTTGAATGTTCCTGTTACACTTCCAAATATCTTGCCAAGCCCTACTGAACACTCTACTTTAGCAAAGTTTGAAAACATAACTGGAATTTTGCCATTGAATAATGAGGATCAATTTAAATCTAATGGGATAGACTTAGCTAGGGACTCGGAAGAATTCAGTTATCTGAAGCAATGTGATAGTTCAAATATTAGCCAGGCAGAAAACGAAGCTTCTTTAAAGACTTCCTCAGCAGCTGCACAGGAGACACTTACTTATGATGTTCTCTTTCCAACAAATGAAGAACAAGATCCATCACTTTTAGAGGAAGTTACTCCGGATCCCTACATAATGAGTCTTCAGAACCTGatgaaaaaatcaaaggaatATATAGAGAGGGAGCAGTCTAGACGCAGCCTGAGAAGTAATGTAAAGAGGAGTGTTAATGAGAGTCATTCAGACAaagaaaatgatgctgttaaagtgactGATTATGGAAAGGAGAAGTCCCAGTTGATAGGCAAACACTGTGGTTCAGTTATTCCTGACAAACCAAGCCTTAATAAATCAAATGTTCTTCTCCAAGGTGCTTTCACTCAAGCAAGCAGCATGAATACATCCGTTTTAGGTAACTTTTCTAAAGTGGACATATCTATACGAACTGGCCATTCCACTGTTTTAGAGACTGATTCTAATTGCAAAGGCATTCCCACTTTTGTTACTGACAATAATGTTATCAAAAGTCTTACTGGTTCATATGCCAAAATACCTAGCCCAGAACCAAGCCTAAGTCCTAAAATGCATCGAAGGCGTTCTAGGCCGTCATCAGCATGTCATATACTTATAAATAACCCAATAAATGCTTCAGAATTAAGTCCTAAAGGGAAAGAACAGGCAGTAGAGTTAGTTGTTCAAGAAACTGATGAAAAAACAAATGTACCTGAAACTGTGCCAAAGTTACCAGTTGATTTAGCAGGAGTTTGTTCAAGTAAGGTTTATGTCAGCAAAAATACAGAAGCCATACAGGAAATGGTTTTAAGTAAATCAAATCAGGTATGTCAACCTTCAGGTaatcaattagaaaataaagttattCATGGACTTGCTATCATGGAAGGTCAGGTAATATCTGATGCGAGAGGACTGCACAGAATGGACAGTTCATGTATTGCAGGGGAAAGATTGCATGAGCCATATGCCGCCAGAGAGTGTGTTCTGAGTCAAAACTTTGATACTGTGAGTGGAGTCAAGTCAACCAATGTGTTAGAGAAAAACTCCTGCAACTTACAGATGGAACTGAATAAGTCTTATGATGTAAAAAACCCATCTCCTTTACTGATGCAGAACCAGAATACCAGACAGCAGATGGATACCCCTACAGTGTCCTGTGGAAAAGAACAATTTTTGGATAACAGTTTTGAGAAAGTTAAACGGAGACTTGATTTAGATATTGATAATTTGCAGAAAGAAAACTACCCTTATGTTGTAACAACTGGAATAGCTGAACAGGAAAGGCAACATTTGCCAGAAAAAAGATATTCTAAAGGATCTATCTACATCAAGAATAAGATGTTAGAAAGTAGTTCCAAAG GCGAGGAGATACTAAAAAGCAAGATGTTAGCTTTTGAAGAAATGCGGAAGAGACTGGAAGAACAACACGCCCAGCAGTTATCACTACTCATAGCTGAGCAGGAGAGGGAACAGGAAAGACTGCAGAAG GACATagaagaacaggagaaaatgttAAAAGAGAAGAAGGTAATTACAGCAGAAGCCTCTGAATTGGACATTAGCAATGCTGTGGACTTAGAGTGGAGAAAGATAAGTGACTCTGGTTTACTAGACACAATGCTGTCTCAAGTGGACTCACTCCATACTTCGAATTCAAATAGTTctg GTTTCACAAGTTCTGCCCTACAACATAGCTTTGGTTCTGCAAATGAAGTACCATTCTACCTCTGGGGATCGTCAACTAGTGGCTTGACCAAACTCGCAGTAACAAGGCCTTTTGGAAGGGCCAAAACTAAGTGGTCTCAG gttttcaGTCCAGAAGTACAAGCAAAATTTAACAAAGTAACTGCAGTGGCAAAAGGATTCCTTACTCGTAGGCTTATGCAGACAGATAAGCTGAAACAACTTCGACAAACTGTAAAA GATACTATGGAATTTATAAGAAGTTTTCAGTCAGAAGCACCTTTAAAGAGAGGCGTTGTTTCAGCACAAGATGCTTCTCTTCAGGAAAGAGTGTTAGCTCAG TTGCGAGCTGCCCTGTATGGCATTCATGACATATTCTTTGTAATGGATGCAGCTGAAAGAATGTCTATTCTACATCATGATCGAGAAGTTCGCAAAGAGAAAATGCTCAGGCAAATG GATAAAATGAAAAGTCCACGAGTGGCTCTTTCAGCTGCAACACAGAAGTCTCTTGACAGGAAGAAGTACATGAA GGCTGCAGAAATGGGAATGCCAAGTAAGAAATTTCTGGTTAAGCAAAATCCTTCTGAAACAAG agtcCTTCAGCCAAATCAAGGACAGAATGCACCTGTTCATAGGCTACTGAGTAGACAAGG AACCCCTAAGACATCAGTGAAGGGGGTTGTGCAAAATAGACAGAAGTCTTCACAGAGCAGAGTCCCTCACAGAGCGCCTGTTTCAG GAGTATATGCAGGAAAAATCCAAAGAAAGCGGCCAAATGTTGCGACAATTTAA